In Hydractinia symbiolongicarpus strain clone_291-10 chromosome 13, HSymV2.1, whole genome shotgun sequence, a single genomic region encodes these proteins:
- the LOC130623002 gene encoding calmodulin-alpha-like isoform X3, with amino-acid sequence MRRVSTRRRPHKLERPARKPTAIEKLTEEQVQEYQDAFQMFDKDGNGYITTRELKSLMRCLGCNPTDSELQQIVNEVDADGNGKIDLPEFINLMEKMAKPTEEHASTIEAYRVFDGEGAGHIQSKIIREIIIKSLDQVPVSEINDLLDCSGLLQDRNIYYDVSH; translated from the exons ATGAGAAGGGTATCGACCAGACGCAGGCCGCACAAGCTTGAACGTCCCGCCAGAAAGCCTACTGCTATT gaaaaactaACTGAAGAACAAGTTCAAG aataCCAAGATGCGTTTCAGATGTTTGATAAAGATGGAAATGGTTATATCACAACAAGAGAATTGAAATCGCTAATGAGATGTCTTGGTTGTAATCCCACTGATTCAGAACTTCAACAAATTGTTAATGAAGTGGATGCTGACG GAAATGGAAAGATTGATCTTCCTGAATTTATAAACCTAATGGAGAAGATGGCCAAACCTACAGAGGAACATGCTAGCACTATTGAAGCTTATCGAGTGTTTGATGGAGAAGGAGCTGGTCACATTCAAAGTAAAATTATTAGGGAGATCATTATAAAATCACTGGATCAAGTACCAGTAAGCGAGATTAATGATTTGCTCGATTGTTCAGGATTATTACAAGATAGAAATATATATTACGATG TGAGTCACTAA